The Gemmatimonadaceae bacterium genome contains the following window.
CGACGCGCACTTCCTCAAGAGCGACGACCACGACTCGCACGACGTGCTCCTGTGCATCGGCCTCGGAAAGGATCGGAGCGATCCGGACCGGATGCGGTACGACCGCGGACTGTACTTCAAGAGCGCGCCGGAGATGGCGAAGTCGTTCCCGGATCGCCCCGACGTGCTCGAGAACTCGCTCCGCATCGCCGACCAGATCAACGTCGAATTCGGGAAGAAGTACCACCTGCCGGCGTTCCCGCTGCCGGCGAGCGTCTCCTCGGAAAACGAGCTGCTCACGACGCTCGCGACGATCGGCGCAAAGGAGCGCTACGGCGATCCGCTTCCCGCCAACGTTCAAGAACGCCTCGACTACGAGCTGGGCGTCATCACCAAAACGGGATACGCCGGCTACTTCCTCATCGTCGCCGACTTCATCAAAGCGGCGCGCGACCGTGGCATTCCCGTCGGCCCGGGACGAGGCTCGGCGGCGGGTTCGCTCGTCGCGTATTCGCTGCGCATCACCGACGTCGACCCGCTCTACTACGATCTCCTCTTCGAGCGCTTCCTGAATCCGGAACGCGTCTCGATGCCCGACGTCGACGTGGACTTCTGCTTCGAGCGCCGCGGCGAAGTGATCGACTACGTGCGCCAGAAATACGGGCGCGAGTCGGTCTGCCAGATCGTGACGTTCGGAACGATGAAATCGCGCGCGGCGGTCAAGGACGTCGGCCGCACGCTCGGCTTCACACCGGCGGAAACCGATTCGCTCGCCAAGCTGATTCCGAATCAGCCGAATTTCTCGCTCACCGTCAAAGAGGCGATCGAGAAAATCGACGACGTCGGGCGGCTGTACCGCACGGACGAGCGCTATCGCCAGTTGCTCGACTACGCCTCGGCGCTCGAGGGACTCTCGCGCCACACGGGCGTGCACGCCGCCGGCGTGGTGATCGCGCCAGGTCCCGTCGACGACTACGTGCCGATCTGCACGCAATCGACGAAAGGCGCCGGCGCAGTGGACGAAGAGCAAGTCATCGTGAGCCAGTACGACATGAATTGCCTCGAGCACGCCGGCATGCTCAAGATGGACTTCCTCGGGCTCACAACACTCACCGTGCTGCACGACGCGCTCGTCGCGATCGAGCAGCGGCACGGCAAGGCGCCGGATCTGAACACGATTCCGATGGACGACCCGGCGGTCTATCAGATGCTGCGTGCTGGGCGCACGGTCGGCGTGTTTCAGTTCGAATCACCGCTGGCGACGGATCTTCTTCGCGGAATGCGTTGCGACCGGTTCGACGACTTGGTCGCGTCGAACGCGCTCATGCGACCCGGCCCGCTCGACGCGGGGATGCATCGCGTCTACCAGCGGCGAAAGCGCGGCGAAGAGCCGGTCGCCTATGCGCTGCCCGAGCTCCAGCAGATCCTCGAGCCGACGTACGGCGTCATCACCTATCAAGAGCAGGTGATGCGTATCGCGCAGCTTCTCGCGGGCATCTCGCTCGCCGAAGCGGACGTGCTGCGCAAAGCCGTCGGCAAGAAAGACGCGGAGCTCATTCGGCAGGAGTTGGGCAAGTTCGTCGAGAAATCCGTGGCGCGCGGCTACGACCGCCGGATCATCGAAGAGCTCGCGGGACAGATCGAGACGTTTGGCCGCTACGGCTTCAACAAGTCGCACTCGGTCGCTTATTCAGTGATCTCGTATCAAACGGGATGGCTGAAAGTGCACTATCCGGCCGAGTTCATGGCGGCCCTATTGTCGTCGTCGATCGGCGACACGGACAGCGTCGTGAAGTTCATCAACGAGGCGCGCGAGCTCGGGATCGAAGTTCTTGCGCCCGACGTGAATGAATCGGGTTACAAGTTCACCGTGGTCGGCGACAAGCGGATTCGGTTCGGCCTCGGCGCGATTCGCAACGTCGGCCGCGCGGCCATCGACTCGATGCTGACGGCGCGCGGCGAGAAACCGTTCGCGTCGTTCCATGATTTCT
Protein-coding sequences here:
- the dnaE gene encoding DNA polymerase III subunit alpha is translated as MGFVHLHCHSEFSLLDGANRIDDLIRRAQEFEQPALAITDHGNLHAAWEFQEHARAAGIKPIIGMEAYVAPGDRRARGRTTPTAKPYYHLVLLARDAVGYRNLVKLSSLAYTEGFYSRPRVDRELLAKYHEGIIVSSACLAGEVAQHLMAGDQAAAREAASWYAELFKDRYYLEVQAHESEGQAILNARVFALATELGLPVLATNDAHFLKSDDHDSHDVLLCIGLGKDRSDPDRMRYDRGLYFKSAPEMAKSFPDRPDVLENSLRIADQINVEFGKKYHLPAFPLPASVSSENELLTTLATIGAKERYGDPLPANVQERLDYELGVITKTGYAGYFLIVADFIKAARDRGIPVGPGRGSAAGSLVAYSLRITDVDPLYYDLLFERFLNPERVSMPDVDVDFCFERRGEVIDYVRQKYGRESVCQIVTFGTMKSRAAVKDVGRTLGFTPAETDSLAKLIPNQPNFSLTVKEAIEKIDDVGRLYRTDERYRQLLDYASALEGLSRHTGVHAAGVVIAPGPVDDYVPICTQSTKGAGAVDEEQVIVSQYDMNCLEHAGMLKMDFLGLTTLTVLHDALVAIEQRHGKAPDLNTIPMDDPAVYQMLRAGRTVGVFQFESPLATDLLRGMRCDRFDDLVASNALMRPGPLDAGMHRVYQRRKRGEEPVAYALPELQQILEPTYGVITYQEQVMRIAQLLAGISLAEADVLRKAVGKKDAELIRQELGKFVEKSVARGYDRRIIEELAGQIETFGRYGFNKSHSVAYSVISYQTGWLKVHYPAEFMAALLSSSIGDTDSVVKFINEARELGIEVLAPDVNESGYKFTVVGDKRIRFGLGAIRNVGRAAIDSMLTARGEKPFASFHDFCERVDLRLCNKRVLEALIGSGALDNLGGHRAQYAAVLDSALAEASLKQQEAAVGQFSLLGGVDESGGAAARPHVLPNIAPLGESERLTKEKEILGFYISGHPLEPFRVECELFATHTVSELGKWTDQPMALGVVVTAVKRQISRKSGAEFARLTVEDFSGSSEVLVFPEAWTMLGDRVKTDVPVLLKGSYSRRDQDADNPTFIVESLTPLVEKRLNGEVAVAIDLQSGDSITPDVMRDVRVVVETHATANATSPPLEVQWVDGSGSRARLKSRSLKLAASQAALRDLRQLLGEDRVRVVRAGSAERN